The bacterium genome contains a region encoding:
- a CDS encoding Sulfurtransferase, producing the protein MKHSPEFEALCAEARAQVKETSIEEVASRLQQGETLALIDVREESEFAAGHIPGAEHLGRGIIERDILGAHPDKNEELILYCGGGYRSALAAVNLQKMGYTKVRSMWGGMRGWREAGHPEGT; encoded by the coding sequence ATGAAGCACTCCCCCGAGTTCGAAGCGCTCTGCGCCGAAGCCCGCGCTCAGGTTAAGGAAACCTCCATTGAAGAGGTCGCCAGCCGCCTCCAGCAGGGCGAAACACTCGCCCTCATCGATGTCCGGGAAGAGAGCGAGTTTGCCGCCGGTCATATCCCCGGTGCGGAGCATCTCGGACGGGGCATCATTGAGCGTGACATTCTTGGAGCCCACCCTGACAAAAACGAGGAGCTGATCCTCTATTGCGGCGGGGGGTACCGCTCCGCGCTGGCCGCGGTGAACCTGCAAAAAATGGGCTACACCAAGGTCCGGAGCATGTGGGGCGGGATGCGGGGCTGGCGCGAGGCGGGGCATCCAGAGGGCACCTAA